The proteins below are encoded in one region of Puntigrus tetrazona isolate hp1 chromosome 5, ASM1883169v1, whole genome shotgun sequence:
- the ank1a gene encoding ankyrin-1a isoform X23, translating to MWALVTELLFSFVLLAFMVISCQNVLHIASSSVRSVLAYIHSQLDRELGENEGVADEEENVTTRVVRRRVILKGDEAEDLPGEQVSEEQFTDEHGNIVTKKIVRKVVRRGKGEEGGQELIIEGLPQDINEADIDGEQFMSYAVLGRDSKPDVVDVKRGGAQIVKCASLRRVKQ from the exons ATGTGGGCGCTGGTGACTGAGCTGCTCTTCAGCTTCGTGCTGTTGGCCTTCATGGTCATCAGCTGCCAAAACGTCTTGCATATCGCCAGCAGCTCTGTCCGATCGGTGCTGGCTTACATTCACTCTCAGCTGGATCGTGAGCTGGGTGAGAATGAAGGTGTAGCCGATGAAGAGGAAAACGTCACCACTCGTGTTGTGCGCCGCAGAGTAATATTGAAG GGTGATGAGGCAGAGGATCTTCCAGGAGAGCAAGTGAGCGAGGAGCAATTTACAGATGAGCATGGCAACATCGTCACTAAAAAG ATTGTGAGGAAGGTGGTCCGGAGAGGAAAAGGGGAGGAAGGGGGTCAGGAGCTCATCATAGAAGGGCTGCCACAGGATATCAATGAGGCAGACATTGATGGAGAACAGTTCATGAGCTATGCCGTCCTGGGCCGTGACAGCAAG CCGGATGTTGTTGATGTGAAGAGGGGAGGTGCTCAAATAGTCAAATGTGCGAGTCTGCGGAGAGTAAAGCAGTGA
- the ank1a gene encoding ankyrin-1a isoform X25, protein MWALVTELLFSFVLLAFMVISCQNVLHIASSSVRSVLAYIHSQLDRELGENEGVADEEENVTTRVVRRRVILKGDEAEDLPGEQVSEEQFTDEHGNIVTKKDLTPTSKPSFTDT, encoded by the exons ATGTGGGCGCTGGTGACTGAGCTGCTCTTCAGCTTCGTGCTGTTGGCCTTCATGGTCATCAGCTGCCAAAACGTCTTGCATATCGCCAGCAGCTCTGTCCGATCGGTGCTGGCTTACATTCACTCTCAGCTGGATCGTGAGCTGGGTGAGAATGAAGGTGTAGCCGATGAAGAGGAAAACGTCACCACTCGTGTTGTGCGCCGCAGAGTAATATTGAAG GGTGATGAGGCAGAGGATCTTCCAGGAGAGCAAGTGAGCGAGGAGCAATTTACAGATGAGCATGGCAACATCGTCACTAAAAAG GACCTGACACCTACATCCAAACCATCCTTCACTGACACATGA
- the ank1a gene encoding ankyrin-1a isoform X24, with protein sequence MWALVTELLFSFVLLAFMVISCQNVLHIASSSVRSVLAYIHSQLDRELGENEGVADEEENVTTRVVRRRVILKGDEAEDLPGEQVSEEQFTDEHGNIVTKKPDVVDVKRGGAQIVKCASLRRVKQ encoded by the exons ATGTGGGCGCTGGTGACTGAGCTGCTCTTCAGCTTCGTGCTGTTGGCCTTCATGGTCATCAGCTGCCAAAACGTCTTGCATATCGCCAGCAGCTCTGTCCGATCGGTGCTGGCTTACATTCACTCTCAGCTGGATCGTGAGCTGGGTGAGAATGAAGGTGTAGCCGATGAAGAGGAAAACGTCACCACTCGTGTTGTGCGCCGCAGAGTAATATTGAAG GGTGATGAGGCAGAGGATCTTCCAGGAGAGCAAGTGAGCGAGGAGCAATTTACAGATGAGCATGGCAACATCGTCACTAAAAAG CCGGATGTTGTTGATGTGAAGAGGGGAGGTGCTCAAATAGTCAAATGTGCGAGTCTGCGGAGAGTAAAGCAGTGA
- the spaw gene encoding southpaw, with the protein METLPIVLLAVLTVSLMRAGCVKIDNRGALAGERRKVFAGSHPDFSLQSYPRYPLYMMQLYRDLATTPAGVDNPTLHQSDFVLSLVAQDCHQVGERWSVTFDMSSLSARDSVQLSELRVRLPAFSASGRVTVDVFHLRKQGCSDSATDFCQNKRLLIGSIKSAPDTSASPWRVFNVTELLERWLNQRAEEILTTDAGEDAGSGEGLPGPAADSWRRKIQHPTAERVVIVVFYKNKPSHSGQASSLIDTATRSKHVVLNRAPDAAQARRHKRNRVERMRAADDGNATRAVTPLEPRCRRVDMWVDFDQIGWDEWIVHPKRYNAYRCEGECPSPLDESYNPTNHAYMQSLLKLYHPERVTCPSCVPTRLSSLSMLYYEGDGVVMRHHEDMIVEECGCQ; encoded by the exons ATGGAAACCCTGCCAATCGTATTGCTCGCCGTCTTGACGGTTTCCTTGATGCGCGCTGGCTGCGTGAAGATCGATAATCGCGGCGCACTCGCGGGAGAACGCCGTAAAGTCTTCGCAGGTTCACATCCCGACTTCAGTCTCCAGTCGTATCCAAGGTACCCTCTCTACATGATGCAGTTATACAGAGACCTGGCAACTACTCCAGCCGGTGTAGACAACCCAACTCTTCACCAGTCTGACTTCGTCCTGAGCCTGGTCGCACAAG ACTGTCATCAAGTCGGTGAGCGGTGGTCCGTCACTTTCGACATGTCCTCCCTCTCGGCGCGTGACAGCGTTCAGCTCTCGGAGCTCCGCGTCCGTCTTCCGGCGTTTTCCGCGTCCGGGCGCGTTACTGTGGACGTCTTCCACTTACGTAAACAGGGCTGCTCTGACTCTGCGACtgatttttgtcaaaataagcGACTTCTTATAGGCAGCATCAAGTCGGCTCCCGACACTTCAGCGTCGCCCTGGAGAGTTTTCAATGTCACGGAGTTATTAGAGCGCTGGTTGAATCAAAGAGCCGAAGAGATCCTGACGACTGATGCCGGAGAGGACGCCGGAAGCGGGGAAGGCTTACCTGGACCCGCTGCAGATAGCTGGCGAAGAAAAATCCAGCATCCCACAGCGGAACGGGTCGTGATTGTAGTtttctacaaaaacaaaccttcCCACAGCGGCCAAGCCTCCAGCTTGATCGATACAGCGACGCGCTCCAAACACGTCGTCCTGAACCGGGCGCCGGACGCGGCGCAGGCTCGCCGCCACAAGAGGAACCGCGTCGAACGGATGCGCGCCGCGGATGACGGGAACGCGACGCGAGCAGTGACGCCTCTAGAGCCGCGTTGCCGTCGAGTCGATATGTGGGTGGATTTCGATCAGATTGGATGGGATGAATGGATCGTGCACCCTAAGCGTTATAATGCGTACCGCTGCGAAGGAGAGTGCCCGAGTCCGCTGGACGAGTCTTACAACCCAACAAACCACGCGTATATGCAG AGTTTGCTGAAGCTGTACCACCCGGAGCGCGTTACCTGTCCGTCGTGTGTCCCCACGCGCCTCAGCTCGCTCTCCATGCTGTACTACGAAGGAGACGGCGTGGTCATGCGCCACCACGAGGACATGATCGTGGAGGAGTGCGGCTGCCAGTGA